A genomic stretch from Juglans microcarpa x Juglans regia isolate MS1-56 chromosome 3S, Jm3101_v1.0, whole genome shotgun sequence includes:
- the LOC121257617 gene encoding molybdate-anion transporter, giving the protein MEIFYYLVFGGLGAVVAAIELSKNNKDRTNTSPAFNSFKNNYLLVYSLMMAGDWLQGPYVYYLYSQYGFGKGEIGQLFIAGFGSSMLFGTIVGSLADKQGRKRACVTYCITYILSCITKHSPHYKVLMLGRVLGGIATSLLFSAFESWLVAEHNKRGFEQQWLSITFSKAIFLGNGLVAIVAGLFGNVLVDTLSLGPVAPFDAASCFLAIGMGIILSSWTENYGDPSESKDLLTQFRGAAVAIASDEKIALLGAIQSLFEGSMYTFVFLWTPALSPNEEEIPHGFIFATFMLASMLGSSLASRLMARSSLRVESYMQIVFTVSAASLLLPILTSFLVAPSQAKGGSISFSGCVQVLGFCAFEACVGIFWPSIMKMRSQYIPEEARSTIMNFFRIPLNIFVCIVLYNVNAFPITIMFGMCSIFLFVACILQRRLLVIAEKPKTEDWTTLKERDTEAEPLNI; this is encoded by the exons atggagatttTCTACTATTTGGTGTTTGGGGGATTGGGAGCTGTGGTGGCAGCAATAGAGCTGAGCAAAAACAACAAGGACCGAACCAACACCTCGCCTGCTTTCAATTCTTTCAAGAACAATTACCTTCTTGTTTACTCTCTCATGATGG CCGGGGATTGGTTGCAGGGTCCTTATGTCTACTATCTCTATAGTCAGtatggttttgggaaaggggAGATTGGACAGCTTTTTATTGCTGGTTTTGGGTCCTCAATGTTGTTTGGGACAATTGTTGGATCTCTGGCTGACAAACA GGGTCGAAAGAGAGCATGTGTGACATACTGCATAACATACATACTGAGCTGCATCACCAAGCATTCTCCTCATTACAAGGTTTTGATGTTGGGCCGTGTTTTGGGAGGTATCGCCACTTCTCTTCTATTCTCGGCATTTGAGTCATGGCTTGTAGCAGAACACAACAAG AGGGGCTTTGAACAGCAATGGTTGTCCATCACATTCTCAAAGGCAATATTTCTTGGAAATGGTCTGGTTGCCATTGTTGCTGGGTTATTTGGTAATGTACTTGTTGATACCTTGTCTCTTGGTCCTGTGGCACCCTTCGACGCTGCTTCGTGCTTTCTTGCCATTGGTATGGGCATCATTTTATCATCCTGGACAGAGAACTATGGTGATCCTTCTGAGAGCAAAGACTTGCTTACTCAATTCAGGGGTGCTGCTGTAGCCATTGCTTCTG ATGAGAAAATCGCATTGCTTGGCGCAATACAGTCACTGTTTGAGGGTTCGATGTACACGTTTGTATTTCTTTGGACTCCTGCTTTGAGCCCAAATGAAGAGGAAATCCCTCACGGTTTCATCTTTGCGACATTTATGTTGGCTTCAATGTTGGGAAGCTCCCTCGCATCTCGGTTGATGGCCAGATCATCACTCAGAGTAGAGAGCTACATGCAGATTGTTTTTACAGTCTCTGCCGCCTCTCTCCTTCTTCCTATTCTGACAAGT TTCCTGGTTGCTCCTTCCCAGGCGAAAGGCGGAAGCATCTCATTTTCAGGCTGTGTTCAAGTTCTTGGCTTCTGTGCTTTTGAGGCTTGTGTAGGGATATTCTGGCCATCCATCATGAAAATGAGGTCCCAGTACATTCCTGAGGAGGCCAGGAGCACGATCATGAACTTCTTCCGCATTCCTCTCAATATTTTTGTGTGCATTGTGCTGTACAAT GTTAATGCATTCCCCATCACAATTATGTTCGGCATGTGCTCAATCTTCCTCTTCGTGGCATGCATCTTGCAGAGGCGGCTCCTGGTGATTGCCGAGAAGCCAA AGACAGAAGATTGGACAACATTGAAGGAAAGGGATACCGAGGCAGAGCCATTAAACATCTAA
- the LOC121257620 gene encoding uncharacterized protein LOC121257620 → MESVSRYISDRSPTLPKTCFKVVWFVFKKMETLPLEICLKIFCFLDYQDLAIAQQVCRKWKFLASDNNLWSNLFRERWGGDSAMFYAPIGSKSWKEVYEVQDRCHRVGLGLKIIREGGDYYLVHQGEIQRYLGSRRQRKGASGCTLNTKRDFNGEGSQEEQSCRGILDKILFFIGDLEVASTDAKRGRVL, encoded by the exons ATGGAAAGCGTATCAAGATACATATCAGATCGCTCTCCGACATTGCCCAAGACATGCTTTAAGGTTGTAtggtttgtatttaaaaaaatggagacTTTACCGCTGGAAATCTGCCTTAAGATTTTCTGTTTCTTGGATTACCAGGACCTTGCAATTGCACAACAAG TTTGCAGGAAGTGGAAGTTCTTGGCCTCGGACAACAACCTATGGTCCAATCTATTCAGGGAAAGATGGGGAGGAGATAGTGCTATGTTCTATGCCCCTATAGGTTCAAAATCATGGAAAGAAGTGTATGAGGTTCAAGATCGTTGTCATCGAGTTGGATT GGGCCTGAAGATAATAAGAGAAGGTGGGGACTACTATCTTGTTCATCAAGGTGAAATTCAACGCTATTTGGGTTCAAGGAGACAAAGGAAAGGGGCATCTGGTTGTACTTTAAACACAAAAAGAGATTTCAATGGTGAAGGATCACAAGAAGAGCAATCCTGTAGAGGGATTTTGGACAAAATACTTTTCTTCATTGGGGATTTGGAAGTTGCCTCGACAGATGCAAAACGTGGCCGAGTGCTATAA